Proteins from a single region of Leuconostoc gasicomitatum LMG 18811:
- the aroA gene encoding 3-phosphoshikimate 1-carboxyvinyltransferase encodes MIKLSKAPKSGLHGEITVPGDKSISHRALMFGAIATGETRIDNFLMSDDVMRTMTVFRELGVAINQVGSQIKVIGKGLDSFTKPKHALNMGNSGTSTRLLMGLLSKQPFDLSFFGDESLSSRPLRRVAEPLSLMNAQFDLTADNFLPGTIRANNRLQGMTYEMPVASAQVKSAILLAGIQAEGETIIIEKVTSRDHTERMLRQFGGIITTNNGVITIQQQPQLRGQHVLVPSDISSAAFFMVAGLITPNSEITLKKVGVNPTRVGVIKLLERMGANIKQEPIFSDGEALADIVIKSQSLHGINIMADDIPSAVDELPILALAATQALGDTVISGAAELRVKETDRIATVISELTKLGADIEEKQDGMIIHGGTPLHVMQDSVLLDSHGDHRIGMMNAVAALITEGNVILTGEDAMSVSYPGFLADLTAIMREKL; translated from the coding sequence ATGATTAAACTTAGCAAAGCACCAAAATCAGGTCTGCATGGTGAAATTACTGTGCCAGGAGACAAATCAATTTCACACCGAGCGTTAATGTTTGGGGCCATTGCGACTGGTGAAACGCGCATTGACAATTTTTTAATGTCAGACGATGTGATGCGCACAATGACCGTATTTCGTGAACTAGGTGTTGCCATAAATCAAGTAGGCTCACAAATCAAAGTGATAGGGAAAGGATTGGATAGTTTTACAAAACCAAAGCATGCACTTAATATGGGAAATTCTGGGACGTCAACGCGCCTTTTAATGGGCTTATTAAGTAAACAGCCTTTCGATCTTTCTTTTTTTGGTGATGAATCATTAAGCAGCAGGCCATTGCGCCGTGTCGCAGAGCCATTATCATTAATGAATGCTCAGTTTGATTTAACAGCTGATAATTTTTTACCGGGAACGATTCGGGCAAATAATAGGTTGCAGGGTATGACTTACGAAATGCCTGTTGCATCGGCACAGGTTAAAAGTGCTATTTTATTGGCTGGCATACAGGCAGAAGGTGAAACCATTATTATTGAAAAAGTGACTTCAAGAGATCATACGGAACGTATGTTACGCCAATTTGGAGGGATCATTACAACAAATAATGGGGTAATCACTATACAACAACAGCCGCAATTACGTGGACAACATGTGCTAGTTCCCTCAGATATTTCAAGTGCGGCATTCTTTATGGTGGCGGGCTTAATTACGCCAAATTCTGAGATAACCTTAAAAAAAGTTGGTGTTAATCCAACGCGTGTTGGTGTCATTAAATTACTTGAACGAATGGGTGCCAATATTAAGCAAGAACCAATTTTTTCAGACGGTGAAGCGCTTGCAGACATTGTCATTAAATCGCAGTCTTTACATGGCATTAATATTATGGCGGATGATATTCCAAGTGCTGTTGATGAGTTGCCAATTTTGGCATTAGCTGCAACGCAAGCACTTGGAGATACTGTAATTAGTGGTGCTGCAGAATTGCGGGTAAAAGAAACTGATCGTATTGCAACGGTGATCAGTGAACTCACAAAACTTGGTGCCGATATTGAAGAAAAACAAGACGGCATGATTATTCATGGTGGTACACCATTACATGTCATGCAGGATTCTGTATTACTTGATTCACATGGTGATCATCGCATAGGAATGATGAATGCCGTTGCGGCATTAATTACTGAGGGAAATGTTATTTTAACAGGCGAAGACGCAATGAGCGTTTCATATCCTGGATTTCTGGCTGATTTGACAGCAATAATGAGAGAAAAATTATGA
- the aroC gene encoding chorismate synthase has protein sequence MRYTTAGESHGPEEIAIIEGVPAGLHITQEDINEELARRQHGYGRGERQQIETDTVTFLTGVRHQITLGSPITLNVHNDDHNSWSKIMAPNDPATPENTLRKVLRPRPGHADLVGGMKYRHHDDLRNVLERSSARETTMRVAVGAVAKKLLREINVDVHGFVVNVGPAKSDLNVLTQYKDLQELRAVTESFATRALTAEADEAIRQVIDKTKRDANTVGGQVQVIATGMPVGIGSYVSADEKLDGKIARAIVGINAFKGVQFGGGFDNSEKYGDQIMDEIFWDSEKGFYRGTDNLGGFEGGMTTGEAITVRGVVKPIPTLYRPMKSVDIDTHQEHKASIERSDTTAVTAAAVIAESMVAIELAIAVLDKFDADNIERMKEQVAAYREEIRTF, from the coding sequence ATGCGTTATACGACAGCAGGTGAAAGCCATGGACCAGAAGAAATTGCTATCATTGAGGGTGTACCAGCAGGATTACATATCACTCAAGAAGATATTAATGAGGAATTAGCGCGTCGTCAACATGGTTATGGTCGTGGTGAACGTCAACAAATTGAAACAGATACTGTGACTTTTCTAACTGGCGTGCGACATCAAATCACATTAGGGTCACCCATAACACTAAATGTACACAATGATGATCATAATAGCTGGTCTAAAATTATGGCACCAAATGATCCTGCGACACCAGAAAACACCTTACGAAAAGTTTTACGACCACGTCCCGGACATGCTGATTTAGTAGGCGGTATGAAATATCGACATCATGATGATTTGCGTAATGTGTTGGAACGATCATCAGCTCGTGAAACAACTATGCGCGTTGCTGTAGGTGCAGTAGCAAAAAAATTATTACGAGAAATTAATGTTGATGTTCACGGCTTCGTTGTTAATGTTGGTCCTGCAAAATCAGATTTAAATGTCTTAACACAGTATAAAGATTTGCAAGAATTACGTGCAGTAACTGAAAGCTTTGCAACGCGAGCCTTAACAGCTGAAGCTGATGAAGCTATTCGTCAGGTGATTGACAAGACTAAGCGTGATGCAAATACAGTCGGTGGTCAGGTACAAGTTATTGCAACAGGTATGCCTGTTGGTATTGGATCATATGTATCAGCTGATGAGAAATTAGACGGCAAGATTGCGCGTGCCATTGTTGGTATCAATGCTTTCAAAGGGGTACAATTTGGCGGTGGGTTTGATAACTCTGAAAAATATGGCGATCAAATTATGGACGAAATTTTTTGGGATTCAGAAAAAGGCTTTTACCGTGGTACTGATAATTTGGGCGGCTTTGAAGGTGGTATGACAACTGGTGAGGCGATTACTGTTCGTGGCGTCGTGAAACCAATTCCAACTTTATATCGGCCAATGAAGTCGGTTGATATTGACACACATCAAGAACATAAAGCCTCTATTGAACGTTCAGATACAACGGCAGTTACAGCAGCAGCGGTTATTGCTGAGTCTATGGTAGCTATTGAACTTGCAATAGCTGTTTTGGATAAATTTGATGCGGATAATATTGAGCGTATGAAAGAACAGGTAGCAGCATACCGTGAAGAAATTCGTACATTTTAA
- the aroB gene encoding 3-dehydroquinate synthase — protein sequence MSTVHVSFDQKAYDVKINNTAHTQIGSEILAVWSLRKIALLTDSHVGPLYLTATQQQLEAAGFDVLPLQVPAGEQSKSLTVAGELIAKMAAAGFTRGDGLIALGGGVIGDLGGVVASLYMRGISFIQIATSLTAQVDSSVGGKTAVNLGNTKNIAGTFYQPDLVLVDSTYLDTLTDRDLVEGYGEVVKTSALDSQEFFDFTGTIQSTQDIRAHAQKLSQLAIAYKAKIVMHDEKESGQRQYLNFGHTIGHAIELLAHGNLRHGEAVAIGMIAMTERMAREDVSSDDLTNALKVRLEAVGLPTSSNLIGTPEFFDHLINDKKNRGGVLNLVALKKIGDPVIIQKKLADMPTFIK from the coding sequence ATGTCAACCGTACATGTCTCTTTTGATCAAAAAGCGTATGACGTTAAAATTAATAATACAGCACATACTCAAATCGGATCAGAAATTTTAGCTGTTTGGTCGCTTCGTAAAATCGCCTTGCTGACTGACAGCCATGTTGGACCGCTTTATTTGACGGCAACACAGCAGCAGCTTGAAGCTGCAGGATTTGATGTGTTACCCTTACAAGTGCCGGCCGGTGAACAATCTAAGTCATTAACAGTGGCTGGTGAATTGATTGCCAAAATGGCTGCAGCAGGATTTACGCGAGGGGATGGCCTAATTGCTTTAGGTGGTGGCGTTATTGGTGATTTGGGTGGTGTTGTGGCCTCACTTTATATGCGGGGTATTAGCTTTATTCAAATTGCAACATCCCTCACAGCACAAGTTGACTCGTCAGTTGGTGGCAAAACAGCTGTCAATTTAGGCAATACTAAAAATATTGCGGGCACCTTTTATCAACCAGATTTAGTTTTGGTTGATAGCACATATTTAGATACATTAACAGATCGTGATTTAGTCGAAGGCTATGGGGAAGTTGTTAAAACTTCGGCACTTGATAGTCAAGAATTCTTTGACTTCACTGGGACTATACAATCAACTCAAGACATTCGCGCGCATGCACAAAAACTGTCACAATTGGCTATTGCCTATAAAGCAAAAATTGTGATGCATGATGAGAAGGAATCAGGGCAACGGCAATATCTTAATTTTGGACACACAATAGGACATGCAATTGAGTTACTAGCACATGGGAATCTACGACATGGTGAGGCTGTAGCTATTGGGATGATAGCGATGACTGAGCGAATGGCTCGTGAGGATGTGTCATCTGATGATTTGACTAACGCTCTTAAAGTACGTTTAGAGGCGGTAGGGTTACCAACAAGTTCAAATTTAATAGGGACCCCTGAATTTTTTGACCATTTGATCAATGATAAAAAAAATCGTGGTGGTGTTTTAAATCTTGTTGCACTCAAAAAAATTGGTGATCCTGTGATTATCCAAAAAAAATTGGCAGATATGCCAACTTTTATTAAATAA
- the aroF gene encoding 3-deoxy-7-phosphoheptulonate synthase has protein sequence MILITKNNDIAQEIAKKLDTNNPIKPVFVHDNRVALAGVKNLPNSTLNEISQDVVKVITNHHSAIVSSRDFHPNDSIIKTNHSIIGGNHFIFMAGPDSIESAEHVLEMGRQVKAAGATILRGGAFKPRTSPYSFQGNGEVGLKAHRAAADELGMDMITEILDTRDVDLVDSYTDIFQVGTRNMQNFALLKALGQKRKPVVLKRGMSATIDDLLNAAEYIAAGGNTQIMLMERGIRTYDNKYTRNTIDVSAIPVLQSLTHYPVIADASHAAGVAKFVTPLALAATAAGSQGLMTEIHDDPEHAFVDGAQALTPEAFSQLADKVRKIHDIVAHDNSEY, from the coding sequence ATGATTTTAATTACAAAAAACAATGATATAGCACAAGAGATTGCCAAAAAATTGGACACTAATAATCCTATCAAACCAGTGTTCGTACACGATAATCGCGTGGCGTTGGCAGGAGTAAAAAACTTGCCCAATAGCACTTTAAACGAAATATCACAAGATGTTGTTAAAGTGATCACAAATCACCATTCGGCAATTGTTTCCTCTCGAGATTTCCACCCAAATGATTCAATAATAAAGACCAATCATTCAATCATTGGCGGAAATCATTTTATTTTTATGGCTGGTCCAGATTCTATTGAAAGTGCAGAACATGTACTTGAAATGGGTCGTCAAGTGAAAGCGGCCGGCGCAACAATTTTGCGTGGCGGCGCTTTCAAACCACGAACGTCGCCGTACTCTTTTCAAGGCAATGGCGAAGTGGGGCTGAAAGCTCATCGTGCAGCTGCAGATGAACTTGGTATGGATATGATTACTGAAATTTTAGATACACGAGATGTTGATTTAGTTGACTCGTATACGGATATTTTTCAGGTTGGCACGCGAAATATGCAAAATTTTGCTTTGTTGAAGGCTTTAGGACAAAAACGTAAACCAGTTGTCTTGAAACGTGGTATGTCTGCAACGATTGATGATTTATTAAATGCCGCAGAATATATTGCAGCAGGCGGTAACACGCAAATCATGCTAATGGAGCGTGGTATTCGAACGTACGACAATAAGTACACACGTAATACGATTGATGTTTCAGCTATTCCTGTTTTACAAAGTTTAACGCATTATCCAGTTATTGCGGATGCATCACATGCAGCAGGCGTTGCGAAATTTGTGACACCATTGGCATTGGCGGCTACGGCAGCTGGCAGTCAAGGGCTTATGACGGAAATACATGATGATCCGGAACATGCATTTGTCGATGGCGCACAAGCATTGACACCAGAAGCCTTTTCTCAACTTGCTGACAAAGTGAGAAAAATTCATGATATTGTTGCACACGATAACTCAGAATACTAA
- a CDS encoding shikimate dehydrogenase family protein: protein MAVYGLIAHPAGHSRSPIMQNKVIFQRQIDAYYHKFDVQPENLAMTIKGLRLLNCGGFNVSTPYKTDIIQYLDELTPLANRLQAVNTVKNVNGRLIGTSTDGDGFWQSMNPNQPHENVVILGTGGAARAVIATAQQYGVRHLTAFNRPHSGWSQRETAVAYLSQGIGQLADLSDNRALTNALQQADLLINATTVGMNDARTLLTDYQVGLLPQYALVVDMVYRNQQTGLLKAAKKHQLLTQNGLSMLVGQGALSFEFWFNQPADRQLMAQAIEGK, encoded by the coding sequence ATGGCAGTATACGGTTTAATAGCACATCCGGCAGGGCATTCACGATCACCTATTATGCAAAATAAAGTGATTTTTCAGCGACAGATTGATGCTTATTATCATAAATTTGATGTTCAACCAGAGAATTTAGCGATGACTATCAAAGGATTACGACTTTTAAATTGTGGTGGGTTCAATGTTTCTACGCCTTATAAAACAGATATTATACAGTATTTAGATGAGTTAACACCATTAGCAAACCGTTTACAGGCGGTAAATACAGTCAAAAATGTTAATGGTCGTTTGATTGGTACAAGTACTGATGGCGACGGATTTTGGCAAAGTATGAATCCCAATCAACCACATGAAAATGTTGTGATTCTTGGGACTGGCGGGGCAGCAAGAGCTGTTATTGCTACAGCACAGCAGTATGGTGTTCGCCACTTGACGGCATTTAATCGGCCACATTCAGGGTGGTCCCAACGTGAAACTGCTGTTGCGTATCTCAGTCAAGGTATTGGCCAATTAGCAGATTTATCTGATAATCGTGCATTGACAAATGCTTTACAGCAGGCGGATTTATTGATCAATGCCACAACTGTGGGTATGAATGACGCGAGAACATTATTAACAGATTACCAAGTCGGTTTGCTACCACAATATGCATTGGTAGTCGATATGGTTTATCGTAACCAGCAAACAGGATTACTAAAAGCGGCCAAAAAGCATCAATTACTCACACAAAATGGCTTGTCAATGTTAGTGGGTCAGGGGGCGCTAAGCTTTGAATTCTGGTTCAATCAACCTGCTGATCGGCAGTTAATGGCGCAAGCTATAGAAGGAAAATAA
- a CDS encoding transketolase family protein has product MNETLALPTDSLKIINSMRLLANQMISKAGSGHPGIALGAAPILYELYANQLVIDPDNPNMINRDRFVLSAGHGAALLYTTLYAAGFDLSSDDLAHFRSPHSKTPGHPEVGITPGVEATTGPLGQGLGMAVGMAMAESKLHDQFPNVIDHYTYVLVGDGDLMEGVSHEAASLAGKQGLSKLIVIHDDNSISLDGDKNRSDISDNMARFASYGWHVLDVPDGNDVSAIHHAIDKAKTSSKPTFISVKTIIGNYGPYAGTNKAHGTPLTQTQLDALATNLNTKISDFEIDIDVLQDMRQRIHDRLTHQQVTDIDELTAYNFFTQHQVTTTPKLTESIKSQAGRKISKFALQAFSKQLPQLWGGSADLVASTNAEIVETALFNADNRSGRNIAFGVREFGMGAVMNGIALHGGTKIFGATFLVFSDYMKAAIRLSALQKLPVIYVFTHDSITVGEDGPTHQPVEQIMSLRLIPGIDVLRPGTAEEITAAWQKALMSVNRPTVLILSRGAIGSQGTAQQAKSAIENGAANIATQPKPVINLIASGSEVQLALTVSRQLNVPSRVISMPNLKQFLSLDLKDQTQIIPKATAENVIIEAGTTLGLQTLTGDSGLIFGIDQFGMSAAPQMMLDEYGLNASAIVKKIAQHLEK; this is encoded by the coding sequence ATGAATGAAACATTAGCGTTACCTACTGATTCATTAAAAATAATTAATAGTATGCGGTTGCTTGCAAACCAAATGATTTCAAAGGCTGGTTCTGGGCATCCCGGTATTGCGCTTGGTGCTGCACCGATTTTATATGAATTATATGCAAATCAGTTAGTGATTGATCCTGACAATCCAAATATGATTAATCGCGATCGGTTTGTATTGTCAGCTGGACATGGCGCTGCATTACTTTACACTACGTTATATGCCGCTGGTTTTGACCTGTCATCTGATGATTTGGCGCATTTTAGATCACCGCACTCAAAAACACCTGGTCATCCAGAAGTTGGCATAACTCCTGGGGTTGAAGCAACAACAGGGCCATTGGGTCAGGGACTAGGTATGGCTGTCGGCATGGCGATGGCAGAATCGAAATTGCATGATCAATTTCCAAATGTGATAGATCATTATACATATGTCCTCGTTGGAGATGGTGATCTCATGGAAGGCGTCAGTCATGAAGCTGCGTCATTAGCTGGTAAACAAGGTTTATCGAAATTAATTGTTATACATGATGATAATAGTATTAGCCTTGATGGTGACAAAAATAGATCAGATATTTCAGATAATATGGCACGCTTTGCAAGTTACGGTTGGCATGTACTTGACGTACCTGATGGTAATGATGTTTCTGCAATTCATCATGCGATTGATAAAGCTAAAACAAGTTCAAAGCCAACATTTATTTCAGTTAAAACAATCATTGGAAATTACGGTCCTTACGCTGGCACCAACAAAGCACATGGTACGCCGTTAACTCAAACACAACTTGATGCGTTGGCAACTAATTTAAATACGAAAATAAGTGATTTTGAAATAGATATTGATGTTCTTCAAGATATGCGTCAACGTATTCATGACCGTTTGACTCATCAACAGGTAACAGATATTGATGAATTAACAGCCTACAATTTTTTTACGCAACATCAAGTGACTACGACACCAAAATTGACAGAATCTATTAAATCCCAAGCTGGCCGTAAAATTTCCAAATTTGCTTTACAAGCATTCTCAAAACAGTTACCGCAGTTATGGGGTGGATCAGCAGACTTAGTTGCTTCAACTAATGCCGAAATTGTTGAAACAGCACTATTTAACGCGGATAATCGTTCAGGACGAAATATTGCTTTTGGCGTCAGAGAATTTGGTATGGGAGCCGTCATGAATGGGATTGCATTACATGGTGGCACTAAGATTTTTGGCGCTACATTTCTAGTATTTTCAGATTATATGAAGGCAGCTATTCGTTTGAGTGCTTTACAAAAACTACCAGTTATTTATGTGTTTACACATGATAGCATTACAGTTGGAGAAGATGGGCCGACTCACCAACCAGTTGAACAAATTATGAGTTTGAGATTGATTCCGGGCATTGATGTTTTACGGCCTGGAACAGCTGAAGAAATTACAGCAGCGTGGCAAAAAGCACTTATGTCTGTTAATCGACCAACAGTTCTAATTTTGAGTCGTGGCGCCATTGGATCTCAAGGAACAGCACAACAAGCAAAGTCAGCTATCGAAAATGGGGCGGCTAATATTGCGACGCAACCCAAACCTGTCATAAATTTAATTGCTTCAGGATCAGAAGTACAATTAGCTCTGACGGTTAGCCGGCAATTGAACGTTCCTAGTCGTGTAATCTCAATGCCTAATCTGAAGCAGTTTTTGTCCCTAGATTTGAAGGATCAAACACAAATTATTCCCAAAGCGACTGCAGAAAATGTGATAATAGAGGCAGGAACAACACTTGGTTTGCAAACATTAACTGGTGATTCCGGGCTTATATTTGGTATTGATCAATTTGGTATGAGCGCTGCACCTCAAATGATGTTAGATGAATATGGTTTGAACGCAAGTGCAATTGTTAAAAAAATTGCACAACATTTGGAGAAATAA
- a CDS encoding CsbD family protein: protein MSIEEKFDSAKDKIAGKAKEVEGKVTGDKNREAEGKAQGVLGKVKDTITDVKDNVKDTIADLKKDSEK, encoded by the coding sequence ATGTCAATTGAAGAAAAGTTTGATAGCGCCAAGGATAAGATTGCTGGTAAGGCAAAAGAAGTAGAAGGCAAAGTTACCGGTGACAAAAATCGCGAAGCCGAGGGTAAGGCACAAGGTGTTCTCGGTAAAGTGAAAGATACAATCACAGATGTTAAGGATAACGTTAAAGATACTATTGCAGATTTGAAAAAAGATAGCGAAAAGTAA
- a CDS encoding DegV family protein gives MSNIKIVTDSAVALTPEEIKQYDITVIPLTVQIDGVVYEDGVTIQRDEFLEKMTTSHSLPQTSQPSIGKFQAVYEAIHKKNPDSEILSLHISSGLSGTVHAADQAAALSAAKVTTFDTLNADRAQAFCVLAAAKMAQNGATMSEILIEIKKIREHSHTFLSFTSLDNMVAGGRLSKTSGLIGNLLNIKVGAGVDKTGSVEVITKGRGMKALSKFNDGVIAKMQAYSDILAIGVSHAGVPEVAEKMAVRLNKIWPDIKIEVMTTGPIISTHTGVGALAILYHAR, from the coding sequence ATGTCTAATATTAAAATTGTTACAGATTCAGCGGTTGCTTTAACTCCAGAAGAAATAAAACAATATGATATAACAGTTATACCGCTAACCGTTCAAATTGATGGTGTTGTGTATGAAGATGGTGTAACCATTCAACGCGATGAATTTTTAGAAAAAATGACGACAAGCCATAGCTTACCACAAACTTCTCAACCATCAATTGGTAAATTTCAAGCAGTTTATGAAGCTATTCATAAAAAAAATCCAGATTCTGAAATTTTGAGTTTACATATATCATCAGGTCTATCTGGTACGGTACATGCAGCTGATCAGGCAGCAGCACTGTCAGCAGCTAAAGTTACCACCTTTGATACTTTAAATGCTGATCGTGCACAGGCTTTTTGTGTTTTAGCTGCAGCTAAAATGGCACAAAATGGCGCCACGATGTCTGAAATTTTGATTGAAATTAAAAAAATACGTGAACATTCGCACACATTTTTAAGTTTCACATCGCTTGATAATATGGTTGCTGGTGGGCGCCTCAGTAAAACATCTGGACTTATTGGTAATCTACTTAACATTAAAGTTGGTGCTGGTGTCGACAAAACAGGATCAGTTGAAGTCATTACAAAAGGCCGGGGAATGAAGGCGCTTAGTAAATTTAATGATGGTGTGATTGCTAAGATGCAAGCATATTCTGACATATTAGCAATTGGCGTCTCACATGCAGGTGTTCCAGAGGTTGCTGAGAAAATGGCAGTACGTTTAAACAAAATTTGGCCAGATATTAAAATTGAAGTGATGACAACAGGGCCTATCATATCAACTCATACTGGTGTTGGTGCATTGGCTATTTTGTACCATGCACGTTGA
- a CDS encoding dihydrofolate reductase: MTKIKMVWAEDRQHAIGKNGKLPWHIPADLKLFREETTDTLMIMGRTTWLSIGQPLPNRTSLVLTRQLTWQPDFDDVLVAHSADDVLSFIKNDSRDVSIVGGASIYRTFMPYATDLIVTRIDAVINGDTFVDEIDLTQFDLISQQAHEKDDKNEYAFVVERYQRKN; the protein is encoded by the coding sequence ATGACAAAAATTAAAATGGTGTGGGCAGAAGACCGGCAGCATGCTATTGGTAAAAATGGAAAATTACCTTGGCATATACCCGCTGACTTGAAATTATTTCGCGAAGAGACAACAGATACACTAATGATTATGGGGCGTACAACATGGTTAAGTATCGGACAACCCTTGCCAAATAGAACAAGTTTAGTGTTAACGAGACAATTGACATGGCAACCTGATTTTGATGATGTTTTGGTTGCACATTCTGCTGATGACGTGTTATCGTTTATTAAGAATGATTCAAGGGATGTCTCTATTGTGGGTGGCGCATCGATTTATCGTACTTTTATGCCATATGCGACTGATTTAATCGTGACGCGTATTGACGCTGTGATCAATGGCGATACCTTTGTAGATGAAATCGATTTAACGCAGTTTGATTTAATTAGTCAACAGGCACATGAAAAAGACGATAAGAATGAATATGCCTTTGTTGTAGAACGTTATCAGCGTAAGAATTGA
- a CDS encoding CCA tRNA nucleotidyltransferase, producing MKINTLPQEFIDAQPVLKTLENAGFEAYFVGGAVRDMLLNKPIHDVDIATSAFPEEVKSLFNKTIDTGIQHGTVMALDHGAGYEITTFRTESTYTDFRRPDKVTFVRSLKEDLKRRDFTINALAMNYSGNIVDLFDGLSDLKNGIVRAVGDAEVRFTEDALRMMRALRFSAQLEFAIDFNTQQALRKLAPNLEKIAVERIRVEFEKILMGSQASESLQIASRDQVMAYLPGDIGTWDLSRIILDLESNQANTTQIAWIHLLARSDLNEKKITQFMRMWKMSREDIKVTSLIVPLVRHIETVRKFQLYQVYAYRDILLSVLYLMGVPDEKVQQIDTNFATLPISKSADMAINGADLIMTGLVKPGPEMGRTLKMMEKAVVLGQLENKHDVLLTYIKELKSDDKN from the coding sequence ATGAAAATTAATACACTGCCACAAGAATTTATTGACGCGCAACCTGTTTTGAAGACACTTGAAAATGCTGGTTTTGAAGCTTATTTTGTTGGCGGGGCAGTACGCGACATGCTTTTAAATAAACCGATACATGATGTGGATATTGCAACCTCTGCTTTTCCAGAAGAAGTTAAATCTTTGTTTAATAAAACGATAGATACTGGGATTCAACATGGGACGGTCATGGCGTTAGATCATGGTGCGGGTTATGAAATAACAACATTTAGAACTGAATCAACTTATACAGACTTTCGTAGACCTGATAAGGTAACATTCGTTCGTAGTCTGAAAGAAGATTTAAAAAGGCGAGACTTCACCATTAACGCACTAGCCATGAATTATTCTGGTAATATAGTGGATCTATTTGACGGATTAAGTGATTTAAAAAATGGGATTGTGCGAGCTGTTGGGGACGCGGAAGTGCGGTTTACAGAAGATGCTTTGCGCATGATGCGAGCTTTACGATTTAGTGCCCAACTTGAGTTTGCTATTGATTTTAATACGCAACAGGCACTGCGTAAGTTAGCGCCTAATCTTGAAAAAATTGCTGTTGAACGCATTCGAGTAGAATTTGAAAAAATATTAATGGGATCACAAGCATCTGAAAGTCTCCAAATAGCTAGTCGTGATCAGGTGATGGCATATTTACCTGGTGACATTGGTACATGGGACTTATCCAGGATAATATTAGACCTTGAATCCAATCAAGCTAACACCACACAAATAGCTTGGATCCATTTATTGGCCCGTTCAGATTTAAATGAAAAAAAAATAACGCAATTTATGCGCATGTGGAAGATGAGCCGTGAAGATATAAAAGTGACTTCCCTTATTGTACCCTTGGTACGTCATATTGAAACTGTCCGTAAATTTCAGCTCTATCAAGTCTATGCGTACCGTGACATATTGTTGTCGGTGTTATATCTGATGGGAGTGCCCGATGAAAAAGTGCAACAGATAGACACTAACTTTGCAACTTTACCAATTTCTAAAAGTGCTGATATGGCCATTAATGGGGCTGATTTAATAATGACTGGCTTAGTAAAGCCTGGACCTGAAATGGGGCGCACGTTAAAAATGATGGAAAAAGCAGTCGTGCTTGGTCAACTTGAAAATAAACATGACGTATTATTGACATATATAAAGGAGTTGAAGTCCGATGACAAAAATTAA